In the genome of Fundulus heteroclitus isolate FHET01 unplaced genomic scaffold, MU-UCD_Fhet_4.1 scaffold_36, whole genome shotgun sequence, one region contains:
- the myt1la gene encoding myelin transcription factor 1-like, a isoform X1, producing MEANVAEKRHRTRSKGVRAAVEAVTQEFFSCPTPGCDGSGHVSGKYARHRSVYGCPLAKKRKTLDKQTPEPAAKRRPFITACLGEEEEEEEEVTGAFSSYQTESVEVGQERKEQGEEDEDEEGEVEEEFSEDNEEHGEEEEEEEEGMAAERSDPRGGDEQADEEDEEEDDGDDEEEPEDEAEEEEEEERNVLQENQYKPSGQSKLHAVQKDNNNNSCSVGNAPREEYENYDELVAKSLLNLGKIAEDAAYHAMTESEMNSNSSNSAGEEDDDDEDDGSEQDDRQGDLSVDLDSDVVRETVDSLKLLAQGHGTVLPEDGFPESGVGNDGRGQGVRGHTEGGGEEVCLSSLECLRNQCFDLARKLSETPPSERPALHSSYVQQAVDQQVLQHLNRYDTFPPGVQEDGRPLERSYSEMLNLMKLDEPLSPASRGYSYSQEGDEDTTSVASDRSDDTFDMAKGNLSLLEKAIALESERAKVMRDRMMSENTMPRREQHHHRVHGEHSPRLSMAAEERKSRMHPDGLKRAYYPKDSSRGEKKESKCPTPGCDGTGHVTGLYPHHRSLSGCPHKDRVPPEILAMYENVLKCPTPGCSGRGHVNSNRNSHRSLSGCPIAAAEKMAKVHEKTHSVDGGSKTNQTSDRVLRPMCFVKQLEIPQYGYKNNVPTSTPRSNLTKELEKYSKTSYDYAAYDGQHAAYGKRGPASRSHHGRDTSPKAYDAKRFCKTSSPASSTTSYAPSSSSSLSCGGGGGGRGGGGGGGSSASSTCSKSSFDYTHDMEAAHMAATAILNLSTRCRELPNALGGKPHDLLTQSPVGELDDNGPVDLADQPGGPESSGTVLTPLQPMSPQRQALLSSRCFQLGDADCWDLPVDYTKMKRLGEDQELKEPRDDLDPFQELLDEQRFPAEVTVPSPKHQKYPPCKEGKKELITLSSCQLADKNIRGLMASNSQELRCPTPGCDGSGHITGNYASHRSLSGCPRAKKSGVKILHSKEEKDEQEPIKCPVPGCDGQGHVTGKYASHRSASGCPLAAKRQKDSYMNGSQFVWKSGKTDGMTCPTPGCDGSGHVSGSFLTHRSLSGCPRTSSAMKKARMSSVDMLTIKQRASKGIENDEEIKQLDEEIKDLNESNNQVESDMIKLRTQITTMETNLKSMEEENKVIEQQNDSLLHELANLSQSLINSLANIQLPHMRPLPQKETPVKLNCSLQMLPREPMNEQNFDTYVSTLTDMYTHQDQYQSPENKALLENIRQAVQGIQV from the exons ATGGAGGCGAATGTGGCTGAGAAACGCCATCGCACTCGGTCCAAAGGAGTCAGAG CTGCTGTGGAAGCCGTAACACAGGAGTTTTTCAG CTGTCCCACCCCTGGATGTGACGGCAGCGGCCATGTCAGCGGGAAGTACGCCAGACACCGCAG CGTCTACGGCTGTCCGCTGGCCAAGAAGAGGAAGACTCTGGACAAACAAACACCAGAACCGGCTGCTAAGAGGAGGCCCTTCATCACCGCCTGCctgggagaggaggaggaggaggaggaggaggtaacGGGAGCCTTCAGCAGTTATCAGACTGAAAGTGTGGAGGTGggacaggagaggaaggagcaGGGGGAGGAAGACGAGGATGAGGAAGGTGAGGTGGAGGAAGAGTTCTCCGAGGACAACGAGGAGcacggagaggaggaggaagaagaggaggaagggaTGGCAGCGGAGAGATCGGATCCGAGAGGAGGAGACGAGCAGGCCgacgaggaggacgaggaggaggacgatggtgacGATGAGGAAGAGCCAGAGGATgaagcagaggaggaagaggaggaggagcgaaATGTGCTTCAGG AGAACCAGTACAAACCCAGCGGACAATCAAAGCTCCACGCCGTCCAGaaggacaacaacaacaacagctgctccgtGGGAAACGCCCCCAGAGAAGAATACGAGAACTACGACGAGCTGGTCGCCAAGTCGCTGCTCAACCTGGGAAAGATCGCCGAGGACGCCGCCTACCACGCCATGACCGAGTCCGAGATGAACAGCAACTCCTCCAACAGCGCCGGCGAGGAAGACGACGACGACGAAGATGACGGCAGCGAGCAGGACGACAGGCAGGGCGACCTGAGCGTAGACCTGGACAGCGACGTGGTCCGGGAGACCGTGGACTCCCTGAAGCTCCTGGCCCAGGGCCACGGCACCGTGCTGCCGGAGGACGGGTTCCCAGAGAGCGGCGTGGGGAACGATGGGCGGGGCCAGGGGGTCAGGGGTCACACAGAGGGAGGCGGGGAGGAGGTGTGTCTCAGCAGCCTGGAGTGTCTGAGGAACCAGTGCTTCGATCTGGCCCGGAAACTCAGCGAGACGCCACCGTCGGAGCGACCGGCCCTGCACAGTAGTTACGTCCAACAAGCAGTGGACCAGCAGGTGCTGCAACACCTGAACAG GTACGACACGTTCCCACCTGGAGTCCAGGAGGACGGCAGGCCCCTGGAGCGCAGCTACTCTGAGATGCTGAACCTGATGAAGCTGGATGAGCCGCTGAGTCCAGCGTCCAGAGGCTACAGCTACAGCCAGGAGGGCGACGAGGACACCACCTCTGTGGCCTCCGACCGCTCCGACGACACGTTCGACATGGCCAAGGGGAACCTGTCGCTGCTGGAGAAGGCCATCGCCCTGGAGTCTGAGCGGGCGAAGGTGATGAGGGACCGCATGATGTCAGAAAACACGATGCCGCGTCGGGAGCAGCACCATCACCGCGTCCACGGCGAGCACAGCCCCCGCCTCAGCATGGCTGCTGAGGAACGCAAGTCCAGGATGCACCCGGACGGCCTGAAGAGGGCGTACTACCCTAAAG ATTCTTCCAGAGGAGAGAAGAAGGAGAGCAAGTGTCCGACGCCGGGCTGTGACGGAACCGGTCATGTGACGGGTCTGTACCCCCACCACCGCAGCCTGTCCGGCTGTCCTCACAAGGACCGGGTCCCGCCTGAAA TTCTTGCCATGtatgaaaatgtgttaaagtgTCCGACTCCTGGCTGCTCTGGACGGGGGCATGTCAATAGCAACAGGAACTCCCACCGCAG TCTGTCCGGTTGTCCCATCGCAGCTGCAGAGAAGATGGCGAAGGTCCACGAAAAGACTCACTCAGTCGATGGAGGCAGTAAAACCAACCAGACGTCAGACCGAGTCCTGAG gcCCATGTGCTTCGTCAAGCAGCTGGAGATTCCTCAGTACGGCTACAAGAACAACGTTCCTACCAGCACGCCGCGCTCCAACCTCACCAAGGAGCTGGAGAAATACTCCAAGACGAGCTACGACTACGCCGCCTACGACGGGCAGCACGCCGCCTACGGGAAGAGAGGCCCCGCCTCCCGGTCCCACCACGGCCGGGACACGTCGCCGAAGGCCTACGACG CGAAGCGCTTCTGTAAGACGTCCAGCCCGGCCAGCAGCACCACCAGCTAcgctcccagcagcagcagcagtctgagctgcggaggaggaggaggaggaagaggaggaggaggaggaggaggaagcagcGCCAGCAGCACCTGCAGCAAGAGCAGCTTCGACTACACCCACGACATGGAGGCCGCCCACATGGCTGCCACCGCCATCCtcaacctgtccaccaggtgcaGGGAGCTCCCCAACGCTCTGGGAGGGAAGCCCCACGACCTGCTGACTCAG AGTCCAGTGGGTGAGCTGGATGATAACGGGCCCGTAGATCTGGCCGATCAGCCCGGGGGTCCGGAGAGCAGCGGCACGGTGTTGACCCCCCTGCAGCCGATGTCCCCGCAGCGGCAGGCTCTGCTCAGCAGCCGCTGCTTCCAGCTGGGCGACGCCGACTGCTGGGACCTGCCGGTGGACTACACCAAGATGAAACGCCTGGGAGAAGATCAGGAGCTCAAAGAG CCCAGAGACGATCTGGATCCATTTCAGGAGCTGCTGGACGAGCAGCGTTTCCCGGCGGAGGTGACGGTGCCCAGTCCCAAGCACCAGAAATACCCGCCCTGCAAGGAGGGCAAGAAGGAGCTGATCAC TCTGTCGAGCTGCCAACTGGCCGATAAGAACATTCGTGGTCTGATGGCGTCCAACTCACAGGAGCTGAG GTGTCCAACGCCGGGCTGCGACGGATCGGGACACATTACGGGGAACTACGCCTCTCATAGGAG TCTGTCTGGATGTCCTCGAGCCAAGAAGAGCGGCGTGAAAATCCTCCACAGCAAAGAGGAGAAGGACGAGCAGGAGCCCATCAA GTGTCCGGTGCCAGGTTGCGACGGACAGGGTCATGTGACCGGAAAGTACGCCTCCCATCGCAGCGCGTCAGGCTGCCCCCTGGCGGCCAAGAGGCAGAAAGACAGCTACATGAACGGATCGCAGTTTGTGTGGAAGTCTGGGAAGACGGACGGGATGACGTGTCCGACTCCCGGCTGCGACGGCTCCGGACACGTCAGCGGCAGCTTCCTGACGCACCGCAG TCTCTCCGGTTGTCCCCGCACCTCCTCGGCCATGAAGAAGGCCCGGATGAGCAGCGTGGACATGCTGACAATCAAACAGAGAGCGAGCAAAG GGATCGAAAACGATGAAGAAATTAAACAGCTGGACGAAGAAATCAAAGATCTGAATGAGTCCAACAATCAAGTGGAGTCAGATATGATCAAACTGAGGACACAG ATCACCACCATGGAGACCAACCTGAAGTCCATGGAGGAGGAGAACAAAGTGATCGAACAGCAGAACGACTCGCTGCTGCATGAACTCGCCAACCTCAGCCAGTCGCTCATCAACAGCCTGGCCAACATCCAGCTGCCACACATG AGACCGCTGCCACAGAAAGAGACCCCAGTAAAGCTTAACTGCAGTTTACAGATGCTTCCCAGA
- the myt1la gene encoding myelin transcription factor 1-like, a isoform X2, translated as MEANVAEKRHRTRSKGVRAAVEAVTQEFFSCPTPGCDGSGHVSGKYARHRSVYGCPLAKKRKTLDKQTPEPAAKRRPFITACLGEEEEEEEEVTGAFSSYQTESVEVGQERKEQGEEDEDEEGEVEEEFSEDNEEHGEEEEEEEEGMAAERSDPRGGDEQADEEDEEEDDGDDEEEPEDEAEEEEEEERNVLQENQYKPSGQSKLHAVQKDNNNNSCSVGNAPREEYENYDELVAKSLLNLGKIAEDAAYHAMTESEMNSNSSNSAGEEDDDDEDDGSEQDDRQGDLSVDLDSDVVRETVDSLKLLAQGHGTVLPEDGFPESGVGNDGRGQGVRGHTEGGGEEVCLSSLECLRNQCFDLARKLSETPPSERPALHSSYVQQAVDQQVLQHLNRYDTFPPGVQEDGRPLERSYSEMLNLMKLDEPLSPASRGYSYSQEGDEDTTSVASDRSDDTFDMAKGNLSLLEKAIALESERAKVMRDRMMSENTMPRREQHHHRVHGEHSPRLSMAAEERKSRMHPDGLKRAYYPKDSSRGEKKESKCPTPGCDGTGHVTGLYPHHRSLSGCPHKDRVPPEILAMYENVLKCPTPGCSGRGHVNSNRNSHRSLSGCPIAAAEKMAKVHEKTHSVDGGSKTNQTSDRVLRPMCFVKQLEIPQYGYKNNVPTSTPRSNLTKELEKYSKTSYDYAAYDGQHAAYGKRGPASRSHHGRDTSPKAYDAKRFCKTSSPASSTTSYAPSSSSSLSCGGGGGGRGGGGGGGSSASSTCSKSSFDYTHDMEAAHMAATAILNLSTRCRELPNALGGKPHDLLTQSPVGELDDNGPVDLADQPGGPESSGTVLTPLQPMSPQRQALLSSRCFQLGDADCWDLPVDYTKMKRLGEDQELKEPRDDLDPFQELLDEQRFPAEVTVPSPKHQKYPPCKEGKKELITLSSCQLADKNIRGLMASNSQELRCPTPGCDGSGHITGNYASHRSLSGCPRAKKSGVKILHSKEEKDEQEPIKCPVPGCDGQGHVTGKYASHRSASGCPLAAKRQKDSYMNGSQFVWKSGKTDGMTCPTPGCDGSGHVSGSFLTHRSLSGCPRTSSAMKKARMSSVDMLTIKQRASKGIENDEEIKQLDEEIKDLNESNNQVESDMIKLRTQITTMETNLKSMEEENKVIEQQNDSLLHELANLSQSLINSLANIQLPHMEPMNEQNFDTYVSTLTDMYTHQDQYQSPENKALLENIRQAVQGIQV; from the exons ATGGAGGCGAATGTGGCTGAGAAACGCCATCGCACTCGGTCCAAAGGAGTCAGAG CTGCTGTGGAAGCCGTAACACAGGAGTTTTTCAG CTGTCCCACCCCTGGATGTGACGGCAGCGGCCATGTCAGCGGGAAGTACGCCAGACACCGCAG CGTCTACGGCTGTCCGCTGGCCAAGAAGAGGAAGACTCTGGACAAACAAACACCAGAACCGGCTGCTAAGAGGAGGCCCTTCATCACCGCCTGCctgggagaggaggaggaggaggaggaggaggtaacGGGAGCCTTCAGCAGTTATCAGACTGAAAGTGTGGAGGTGggacaggagaggaaggagcaGGGGGAGGAAGACGAGGATGAGGAAGGTGAGGTGGAGGAAGAGTTCTCCGAGGACAACGAGGAGcacggagaggaggaggaagaagaggaggaagggaTGGCAGCGGAGAGATCGGATCCGAGAGGAGGAGACGAGCAGGCCgacgaggaggacgaggaggaggacgatggtgacGATGAGGAAGAGCCAGAGGATgaagcagaggaggaagaggaggaggagcgaaATGTGCTTCAGG AGAACCAGTACAAACCCAGCGGACAATCAAAGCTCCACGCCGTCCAGaaggacaacaacaacaacagctgctccgtGGGAAACGCCCCCAGAGAAGAATACGAGAACTACGACGAGCTGGTCGCCAAGTCGCTGCTCAACCTGGGAAAGATCGCCGAGGACGCCGCCTACCACGCCATGACCGAGTCCGAGATGAACAGCAACTCCTCCAACAGCGCCGGCGAGGAAGACGACGACGACGAAGATGACGGCAGCGAGCAGGACGACAGGCAGGGCGACCTGAGCGTAGACCTGGACAGCGACGTGGTCCGGGAGACCGTGGACTCCCTGAAGCTCCTGGCCCAGGGCCACGGCACCGTGCTGCCGGAGGACGGGTTCCCAGAGAGCGGCGTGGGGAACGATGGGCGGGGCCAGGGGGTCAGGGGTCACACAGAGGGAGGCGGGGAGGAGGTGTGTCTCAGCAGCCTGGAGTGTCTGAGGAACCAGTGCTTCGATCTGGCCCGGAAACTCAGCGAGACGCCACCGTCGGAGCGACCGGCCCTGCACAGTAGTTACGTCCAACAAGCAGTGGACCAGCAGGTGCTGCAACACCTGAACAG GTACGACACGTTCCCACCTGGAGTCCAGGAGGACGGCAGGCCCCTGGAGCGCAGCTACTCTGAGATGCTGAACCTGATGAAGCTGGATGAGCCGCTGAGTCCAGCGTCCAGAGGCTACAGCTACAGCCAGGAGGGCGACGAGGACACCACCTCTGTGGCCTCCGACCGCTCCGACGACACGTTCGACATGGCCAAGGGGAACCTGTCGCTGCTGGAGAAGGCCATCGCCCTGGAGTCTGAGCGGGCGAAGGTGATGAGGGACCGCATGATGTCAGAAAACACGATGCCGCGTCGGGAGCAGCACCATCACCGCGTCCACGGCGAGCACAGCCCCCGCCTCAGCATGGCTGCTGAGGAACGCAAGTCCAGGATGCACCCGGACGGCCTGAAGAGGGCGTACTACCCTAAAG ATTCTTCCAGAGGAGAGAAGAAGGAGAGCAAGTGTCCGACGCCGGGCTGTGACGGAACCGGTCATGTGACGGGTCTGTACCCCCACCACCGCAGCCTGTCCGGCTGTCCTCACAAGGACCGGGTCCCGCCTGAAA TTCTTGCCATGtatgaaaatgtgttaaagtgTCCGACTCCTGGCTGCTCTGGACGGGGGCATGTCAATAGCAACAGGAACTCCCACCGCAG TCTGTCCGGTTGTCCCATCGCAGCTGCAGAGAAGATGGCGAAGGTCCACGAAAAGACTCACTCAGTCGATGGAGGCAGTAAAACCAACCAGACGTCAGACCGAGTCCTGAG gcCCATGTGCTTCGTCAAGCAGCTGGAGATTCCTCAGTACGGCTACAAGAACAACGTTCCTACCAGCACGCCGCGCTCCAACCTCACCAAGGAGCTGGAGAAATACTCCAAGACGAGCTACGACTACGCCGCCTACGACGGGCAGCACGCCGCCTACGGGAAGAGAGGCCCCGCCTCCCGGTCCCACCACGGCCGGGACACGTCGCCGAAGGCCTACGACG CGAAGCGCTTCTGTAAGACGTCCAGCCCGGCCAGCAGCACCACCAGCTAcgctcccagcagcagcagcagtctgagctgcggaggaggaggaggaggaagaggaggaggaggaggaggaggaagcagcGCCAGCAGCACCTGCAGCAAGAGCAGCTTCGACTACACCCACGACATGGAGGCCGCCCACATGGCTGCCACCGCCATCCtcaacctgtccaccaggtgcaGGGAGCTCCCCAACGCTCTGGGAGGGAAGCCCCACGACCTGCTGACTCAG AGTCCAGTGGGTGAGCTGGATGATAACGGGCCCGTAGATCTGGCCGATCAGCCCGGGGGTCCGGAGAGCAGCGGCACGGTGTTGACCCCCCTGCAGCCGATGTCCCCGCAGCGGCAGGCTCTGCTCAGCAGCCGCTGCTTCCAGCTGGGCGACGCCGACTGCTGGGACCTGCCGGTGGACTACACCAAGATGAAACGCCTGGGAGAAGATCAGGAGCTCAAAGAG CCCAGAGACGATCTGGATCCATTTCAGGAGCTGCTGGACGAGCAGCGTTTCCCGGCGGAGGTGACGGTGCCCAGTCCCAAGCACCAGAAATACCCGCCCTGCAAGGAGGGCAAGAAGGAGCTGATCAC TCTGTCGAGCTGCCAACTGGCCGATAAGAACATTCGTGGTCTGATGGCGTCCAACTCACAGGAGCTGAG GTGTCCAACGCCGGGCTGCGACGGATCGGGACACATTACGGGGAACTACGCCTCTCATAGGAG TCTGTCTGGATGTCCTCGAGCCAAGAAGAGCGGCGTGAAAATCCTCCACAGCAAAGAGGAGAAGGACGAGCAGGAGCCCATCAA GTGTCCGGTGCCAGGTTGCGACGGACAGGGTCATGTGACCGGAAAGTACGCCTCCCATCGCAGCGCGTCAGGCTGCCCCCTGGCGGCCAAGAGGCAGAAAGACAGCTACATGAACGGATCGCAGTTTGTGTGGAAGTCTGGGAAGACGGACGGGATGACGTGTCCGACTCCCGGCTGCGACGGCTCCGGACACGTCAGCGGCAGCTTCCTGACGCACCGCAG TCTCTCCGGTTGTCCCCGCACCTCCTCGGCCATGAAGAAGGCCCGGATGAGCAGCGTGGACATGCTGACAATCAAACAGAGAGCGAGCAAAG GGATCGAAAACGATGAAGAAATTAAACAGCTGGACGAAGAAATCAAAGATCTGAATGAGTCCAACAATCAAGTGGAGTCAGATATGATCAAACTGAGGACACAG ATCACCACCATGGAGACCAACCTGAAGTCCATGGAGGAGGAGAACAAAGTGATCGAACAGCAGAACGACTCGCTGCTGCATGAACTCGCCAACCTCAGCCAGTCGCTCATCAACAGCCTGGCCAACATCCAGCTGCCACACATG